The following are encoded together in the Patagioenas fasciata isolate bPatFas1 chromosome 7, bPatFas1.hap1, whole genome shotgun sequence genome:
- the LRRFIP1 gene encoding leucine-rich repeat flightless-interacting protein 1 isoform X25 produces the protein MGTQGAGRKRLPNRERLTAEDDALNQIAREAEARLAAKRAARAEAREIRMKELERQQKEIEERPEKDFEKGARTVSSLSAATLASLGGTSSRRGSGDTSISADTEASIREIKDIYELKDQIQDIEGKYMQGLKEMKDSLAEVEEKYKKAMVSNAQLDNEKTNFMYQVDTLKDALLELEEQLAESRRQYEEKSKEFEREKHAHSILQFQFKEIKEALKQREEMLAEIQQLQQKQQSYVREISDLQETIEWKDKKIGALERQKDFFDSIRSERDDLRDEVVVLKEQLKKHGIIPDSDVATNGETSDIVDNEGHLDSSTTVPGTTQALKTGGDGSLGKANEVDMKNEFLEDVGKKEILQNTEHEEHKEEQEVQTMHADENAQAEKMVEECDALSTVMLPGSKFTEQLQSLTEHVSGSASSNGDSDTDDLRKETESTGTAAQQPVSTEAKHHALDARTNQDLEVGSLQGHQVFETPQEMPNIVSTEHELDKAAPEQEEQEHLKTSHGLSENEMDQEADVTSESCELVSNQAGLAEVTVGGLLSEEVNEESHAERLQDSEEGPESKVPNVLEERLVESKDCADGRTDKIGGDRADKADEVGSAVQGQTSEMESVGLKGTESCESDVPANKSEKEDSGDQAHIQAVSSEGSPSASSEEKNMQDKSELENAVAKKDGQKEVVMEELEMCSDSAETGEQDKAFVEAIGCSAEGKRNILEQAEPDTDVVKEVRSQEASLDPSLLDDKIKDSELERGDESGKEKESRTEQVEDLQPNVDDQTVQCSEETTGDTVEEKSISLEGEVQNVVKQEEGESKEKSAVDVSVTTENKVDKETLKENEQEFELADHHGGGFASKEGADNSLAQKAEQDENASEQVTLEGQEDERQEDDGDAFDFDEESKQILETEGKCDGEKADTQKEEGDRNSAVGKTAQMDKAGERTDNIETEAALTADDSFQHRKGDEPEETGHLQGEASWKTDEKTDVIEDEIKASDSNKVEKIEDDDVSEQDLEIASNNRDESKEDSQGGRRGKGRSRDDCTIS, from the exons ATTGAGGAAAGGCCAGAAAAAGACTTTGAGAAG GGAGCACGTACCGTTTCAAGTTTATCAGCAGCTACCTTGGCTTCTCTGGGTGGGACTTCTTCACGAAGAGGCAGTGGGGACACATCTATCTCAGCTGATACAGAGGCATCTATTAGAGAAATTAag GATATCTATGAGTTAAAGGACCAGATTCAGGATATAGAAGGCAAATACATGCAGGGACTGAAAGAAATGAAG GACTCTCTAGCCGAAGTTGAAGAGAAATACAAAAAGGCTATGGTGTCAAATGCTCAACTAGACAATGAAAAAACAAATTTCATGTACCAAGTAGATACCCTGAAGGATGCGCTCTTAGAGTTAGAAGAACAGCTGGCAGAATCCAGGCGGCaatatgaagaaaaaagtaaA GAATTTGAGAGGGAGAAGCATGCTCATAGCATATTGCAGTTTCAGTTCAAGGAAATCAAGGAGGCTTTGAAGCAAAGAGAAGAAATGCTTGCA GAAATCCAGCAgctgcaacagaaacagcagagctATGTCAGGGAAATCTCTGATCTTCAGGAGACAATAGAgtggaaagacaaaaaaataggG GCATTAGAGAGGCAGAAAGATTTCTTTGATTCCATAAGGAGTGAGCGGGATGACCTTAGAGATGAAGTGGTTGTGCTGAAGGAGCAACTGAAG AAACATGGAATAATCCCAGACTCCGATGTAGCCACCAATGGGGAGACGTCAGACATTGTTGATAATGAAGGACACTTGGATTCTTCTACAACTGTTCCAGGCACAACTCAGGCATTAAAGACAGGAGGGGACGGGTCGCTTG GCAAAGCCAATGAAGTGGACATGAAAAATGAGTTTTTGGAGgatgtggggaaaaaagaaatcttgcaGAATACTGAGCATGAGGAACACAAAGAGGAGCAGGAAGTACAGACAATGCATGCTGATGAAAATGCTCAGGCAGAAAAAATGGTTGAAGAATGTGATGCCCTGTCAACGGTGATGTTACCAGGTAGTAAGTTTACAGAACAACTTCAAAGCCTTACAGAACATGTATCAGGGAGTGCATCTTCGAACGGTGATAGTGACACAGATGATTTGAGAAAGGAGACCGAGTCCACAGGCACAGCAGCCCAACAGCCTGTTAGTACAGAGGCGAAACACCATGCCTTAGATGCACGGACAAATCAGGACTTGGAGGTGGGCTCTCTGCAAGGTCATCAGGTTTTTGAGACTCCTCAGGAGATGCCTAACATCGTCAGTACAGAGCATGAACTGGACAAAGCTGCACCTGAACAGGAAGAACAAGAGCATCTTAAAACTAGCCATGGCCTGAGTGAAAATGAAATGGATCAGGAAGCTGATGTTACCAGTGAGAGCTGCGAGTTGGTTTCTAACCAGGCAGGGCTAGCAGAGGTTACAGTAGGAGGCTTGCTTAGTGAAGAGGTAAATGAGGAGAGTCACGCTGAGCGACTCCAGGACTCAGAAGAAGGTCCTGAAAGCAAAGTTCCAAATGTCTTGGAGGAAAGGCTTGTTGAAAGCAAAGACTGCGCTGATGGAAGAACAGATAAAATAGGAGGTGATAGAGCTGACAAAGCAGATGAGGTTGGGAGTGCAGTTCAGGGTCAAACGAGTGAAATGGAGTCTGTGGGTTTGAAGGGAACGGAGTCATGTGAAAGTGATGTCCCAGCAAATAAAAGTGAGAAGGAAGACAGTGGAGATCAGGCCCACATCCAAGCAGTTTCTTCAGAGGGTAGTCCTTCTGCatcatcagaggaaaaaaatatgcaagatAAAAGTGAACTTGAAAATGCTGTGGCTAAGAAGGATGGACAGAAGGAAGTAGTAATGGAAGAGCTGGAGATGTGTTCAGATTCTGCAGAAACGGGTGAGCAAGATAAGGCATTTGTGGAGGCTATAGGCTGTTCTGCTGAGGGAAAAAGAAACAtactggagcaggcagagccaGACACAGACGTTGTGAAAGAGGTAAGGAGTCAAGAAGCCAGTTTAGACCCAAGTCTTTTAGATGACAAAATTAAAGATTCAGAATTGGAAAGAGGGGATGAGtctgggaaagaaaaggaaagtagGACAGAACAGGTAGAAGATTTACAGCCAAATGTAGACGATCAAACAGTTCAGTGTAGTGAAGAAACAACAGGTGATACAGTGGAAGAGAAAAGTATTTCTTTAGAAGGTGAAGTGCAGAATGTAGTTAAACAAGAGGAAGGTGAATCTAAAGAGAAATCAGCTGTAGATGTTAGTGTAACTACTGAAAACAAAGTTGACAAAGAGACACTGAAAGAAAATGAGCAAGAGTTTGAGCTTGCAGACCACCATGGTGGTGGATTTGCTTCTAAGGAAGGTGCAGATAATTCCctggcacagaaagctgagcaggATGAAAATGCTAGTGAGCAAGTTACACTGGAGGGTCAAGAAGATGAAAGACAGGAAGATGATGGTGATGCGTTTGATTTTGATGAAGAGTCAAAACAGATACTAGAAACTGAGGGAAAATGTGATGGAGAGAAAGCTGATACACAGAAAGAAGAGGGTGATAGAAACAGTGCTGTGGGAAAAACTGCCCAAATGGACAAAGCTGGAGAAAGAACAGACAACATAGAAACCGAAGCTGCCTTGACTGCAGATGACAGCTTTCAGCATAGAAAAGGAGATGAGCCCGAAGAAACAGGGCACTTGCAAGGGGAAGCATCATGGAAAACTGATGAGAAGACTGATGTGATAGAAGATGAAATCAAAGCATCAGATTCtaataaagtggaaaaaatagAAGATGATGACGTTTCAGAACAGGATTTGGAAATTGCTAGCAATAACAGAGATGAAAGCAAGGAGGATTCACAAGGTGGCAGAAGGGGTAAGGGTAGATCCAGAGATGACTGTACAATATCCTAA
- the LRRFIP1 gene encoding leucine-rich repeat flightless-interacting protein 1 isoform X23 has product MGTQGAGRKRLPNRERLTAEDDALNQIAREAEARLAAKRAARAEAREIRMKELERQQKEPSEYSCYLGSGSRASSRASSARASPVIEERPEKDFEKGARTVSSLSAATLASLGGTSSRRGSGDTSISADTEASIREIKDIYELKDQIQDIEGKYMQGLKEMKDSLAEVEEKYKKAMVSNAQLDNEKTNFMYQVDTLKDALLELEEQLAESRRQYEEKSKEFEREKHAHSILQFQFKEIKEALKQREEMLAEIQQLQQKQQSYVREISDLQETIEWKDKKIGALERQKDFFDSIRSERDDLRDEVVVLKEQLKKHGIIPDSDVATNGETSDIVDNEGHLDSSTTVPGTTQALKTGGDGSLGKANEVDMKNEFLEDVGKKEILQNTEHEEHKEEQEVQTMHADENAQAEKMVEECDALSTVMLPGSKFTEQLQSLTEHVSGSASSNGDSDTDDLRKETESTGTAAQQPVSTEAKHHALDARTNQDLEVGSLQGHQVFETPQEMPNIVSTEHELDKAAPEQEEQEHLKTSHGLSENEMDQEADVTSESCELVSNQAGLAEVTVGGLLSEEVNEESHAERLQDSEEGPESKVPNVLEERLVESKDCADGRTDKIGGDRADKADEVGSAVQGQTSEMESVGLKGTESCESDVPANKSEKEDSGDQAHIQAVSSEGSPSASSEEKNMQDKSELENAVAKKDGQKEVVMEELEMCSDSAETGEQDKAFVEAIGCSAEGKRNILEQAEPDTDVVKEVRSQEASLDPSLLDDKIKDSELERGDESGKEKESRTEQVEDLQPNVDDQTVQCSEETTGDTVEEKSISLEGEVQNVVKQEEGESKEKSAVDVSVTTENKVDKETLKENEQEFELADHHGGGFASKEGADNSLAQKAEQDENASEQVTLEGQEDERQEDDGDAFDFDEESKQILETEGKCDGEKADTQKEEGDRNSAVGKTAQMDKAGERTDNIETEAALTADDSFQHRKGDEPEETGHLQGEASWKTDEKTDVIEDEIKASDSNKVEKIEDDDVSEQDLEIASNNRDESKEDSQGGRRGKGRSRDDCTIS; this is encoded by the exons ATTGAGGAAAGGCCAGAAAAAGACTTTGAGAAG GGAGCACGTACCGTTTCAAGTTTATCAGCAGCTACCTTGGCTTCTCTGGGTGGGACTTCTTCACGAAGAGGCAGTGGGGACACATCTATCTCAGCTGATACAGAGGCATCTATTAGAGAAATTAag GATATCTATGAGTTAAAGGACCAGATTCAGGATATAGAAGGCAAATACATGCAGGGACTGAAAGAAATGAAG GACTCTCTAGCCGAAGTTGAAGAGAAATACAAAAAGGCTATGGTGTCAAATGCTCAACTAGACAATGAAAAAACAAATTTCATGTACCAAGTAGATACCCTGAAGGATGCGCTCTTAGAGTTAGAAGAACAGCTGGCAGAATCCAGGCGGCaatatgaagaaaaaagtaaA GAATTTGAGAGGGAGAAGCATGCTCATAGCATATTGCAGTTTCAGTTCAAGGAAATCAAGGAGGCTTTGAAGCAAAGAGAAGAAATGCTTGCA GAAATCCAGCAgctgcaacagaaacagcagagctATGTCAGGGAAATCTCTGATCTTCAGGAGACAATAGAgtggaaagacaaaaaaataggG GCATTAGAGAGGCAGAAAGATTTCTTTGATTCCATAAGGAGTGAGCGGGATGACCTTAGAGATGAAGTGGTTGTGCTGAAGGAGCAACTGAAG AAACATGGAATAATCCCAGACTCCGATGTAGCCACCAATGGGGAGACGTCAGACATTGTTGATAATGAAGGACACTTGGATTCTTCTACAACTGTTCCAGGCACAACTCAGGCATTAAAGACAGGAGGGGACGGGTCGCTTG GCAAAGCCAATGAAGTGGACATGAAAAATGAGTTTTTGGAGgatgtggggaaaaaagaaatcttgcaGAATACTGAGCATGAGGAACACAAAGAGGAGCAGGAAGTACAGACAATGCATGCTGATGAAAATGCTCAGGCAGAAAAAATGGTTGAAGAATGTGATGCCCTGTCAACGGTGATGTTACCAGGTAGTAAGTTTACAGAACAACTTCAAAGCCTTACAGAACATGTATCAGGGAGTGCATCTTCGAACGGTGATAGTGACACAGATGATTTGAGAAAGGAGACCGAGTCCACAGGCACAGCAGCCCAACAGCCTGTTAGTACAGAGGCGAAACACCATGCCTTAGATGCACGGACAAATCAGGACTTGGAGGTGGGCTCTCTGCAAGGTCATCAGGTTTTTGAGACTCCTCAGGAGATGCCTAACATCGTCAGTACAGAGCATGAACTGGACAAAGCTGCACCTGAACAGGAAGAACAAGAGCATCTTAAAACTAGCCATGGCCTGAGTGAAAATGAAATGGATCAGGAAGCTGATGTTACCAGTGAGAGCTGCGAGTTGGTTTCTAACCAGGCAGGGCTAGCAGAGGTTACAGTAGGAGGCTTGCTTAGTGAAGAGGTAAATGAGGAGAGTCACGCTGAGCGACTCCAGGACTCAGAAGAAGGTCCTGAAAGCAAAGTTCCAAATGTCTTGGAGGAAAGGCTTGTTGAAAGCAAAGACTGCGCTGATGGAAGAACAGATAAAATAGGAGGTGATAGAGCTGACAAAGCAGATGAGGTTGGGAGTGCAGTTCAGGGTCAAACGAGTGAAATGGAGTCTGTGGGTTTGAAGGGAACGGAGTCATGTGAAAGTGATGTCCCAGCAAATAAAAGTGAGAAGGAAGACAGTGGAGATCAGGCCCACATCCAAGCAGTTTCTTCAGAGGGTAGTCCTTCTGCatcatcagaggaaaaaaatatgcaagatAAAAGTGAACTTGAAAATGCTGTGGCTAAGAAGGATGGACAGAAGGAAGTAGTAATGGAAGAGCTGGAGATGTGTTCAGATTCTGCAGAAACGGGTGAGCAAGATAAGGCATTTGTGGAGGCTATAGGCTGTTCTGCTGAGGGAAAAAGAAACAtactggagcaggcagagccaGACACAGACGTTGTGAAAGAGGTAAGGAGTCAAGAAGCCAGTTTAGACCCAAGTCTTTTAGATGACAAAATTAAAGATTCAGAATTGGAAAGAGGGGATGAGtctgggaaagaaaaggaaagtagGACAGAACAGGTAGAAGATTTACAGCCAAATGTAGACGATCAAACAGTTCAGTGTAGTGAAGAAACAACAGGTGATACAGTGGAAGAGAAAAGTATTTCTTTAGAAGGTGAAGTGCAGAATGTAGTTAAACAAGAGGAAGGTGAATCTAAAGAGAAATCAGCTGTAGATGTTAGTGTAACTACTGAAAACAAAGTTGACAAAGAGACACTGAAAGAAAATGAGCAAGAGTTTGAGCTTGCAGACCACCATGGTGGTGGATTTGCTTCTAAGGAAGGTGCAGATAATTCCctggcacagaaagctgagcaggATGAAAATGCTAGTGAGCAAGTTACACTGGAGGGTCAAGAAGATGAAAGACAGGAAGATGATGGTGATGCGTTTGATTTTGATGAAGAGTCAAAACAGATACTAGAAACTGAGGGAAAATGTGATGGAGAGAAAGCTGATACACAGAAAGAAGAGGGTGATAGAAACAGTGCTGTGGGAAAAACTGCCCAAATGGACAAAGCTGGAGAAAGAACAGACAACATAGAAACCGAAGCTGCCTTGACTGCAGATGACAGCTTTCAGCATAGAAAAGGAGATGAGCCCGAAGAAACAGGGCACTTGCAAGGGGAAGCATCATGGAAAACTGATGAGAAGACTGATGTGATAGAAGATGAAATCAAAGCATCAGATTCtaataaagtggaaaaaatagAAGATGATGACGTTTCAGAACAGGATTTGGAAATTGCTAGCAATAACAGAGATGAAAGCAAGGAGGATTCACAAGGTGGCAGAAGGGGTAAGGGTAGATCCAGAGATGACTGTACAATATCCTAA
- the LRRFIP1 gene encoding leucine-rich repeat flightless-interacting protein 1 isoform X22, translated as MGTQGAGRKRLPNRERLTAEDDALNQIAREAEARLAAKRAARAEAREIRMKELERQQKEASDEDERMSVGSRGSLRPSEYSCYLGSGSRASSRASSARASPVIEERPEKDFEKGARTVSSLSAATLASLGGTSSRRGSGDTSISADTEASIREIKDIYELKDQIQDIEGKYMQGLKEMKDSLAEVEEKYKKAMVSNAQLDNEKTNFMYQVDTLKDALLELEEQLAESRRQYEEKSKEFEREKHAHSILQFQFKEIKEALKQREEMLAEIQQLQQKQQSYVREISDLQETIEWKDKKIGALERQKDFFDSIRSERDDLRDEVVVLKEQLKKHGIIPDSDVATNGETSDIVDNEGHLDSSTTVPGTTQALKTGGDGSLGKANEVDMKNEFLEDVGKKEILQNTEHEEHKEEQEVQTMHADENAQAEKMVEECDALSTVMLPGSKFTEQLQSLTEHVSGSASSNGDSDTDDLRKETESTGTAAQQPVSTEAKHHALDARTNQDLEVGSLQGHQVFETPQEMPNIVSTEHELDKAAPEQEEQEHLKTSHGLSENEMDQEADVTSESCELVSNQAGLAEVTVGGLLSEEVNEESHAERLQDSEEGPESKVPNVLEERLVESKDCADGRTDKIGGDRADKADEVGSAVQGQTSEMESVGLKGTESCESDVPANKSEKEDSGDQAHIQAVSSEGSPSASSEEKNMQDKSELENAVAKKDGQKEVVMEELEMCSDSAETGEQDKAFVEAIGCSAEGKRNILEQAEPDTDVVKEVRSQEASLDPSLLDDKIKDSELERGDESGKEKESRTEQVEDLQPNVDDQTVQCSEETTGDTVEEKSISLEGEVQNVVKQEEGESKEKSAVDVSVTTENKVDKETLKENEQEFELADHHGGGFASKEGADNSLAQKAEQDENASEQVTLEGQEDERQEDDGDAFDFDEESKQILETEGKCDGEKADTQKEEGDRNSAVGKTAQMDKAGERTDNIETEAALTADDSFQHRKGDEPEETGHLQGEASWKTDEKTDVIEDEIKASDSNKVEKIEDDDVSEQDLEIASNNRDESKEDSQGGRRGKGRSRDDCTIS; from the exons ATTGAGGAAAGGCCAGAAAAAGACTTTGAGAAG GGAGCACGTACCGTTTCAAGTTTATCAGCAGCTACCTTGGCTTCTCTGGGTGGGACTTCTTCACGAAGAGGCAGTGGGGACACATCTATCTCAGCTGATACAGAGGCATCTATTAGAGAAATTAag GATATCTATGAGTTAAAGGACCAGATTCAGGATATAGAAGGCAAATACATGCAGGGACTGAAAGAAATGAAG GACTCTCTAGCCGAAGTTGAAGAGAAATACAAAAAGGCTATGGTGTCAAATGCTCAACTAGACAATGAAAAAACAAATTTCATGTACCAAGTAGATACCCTGAAGGATGCGCTCTTAGAGTTAGAAGAACAGCTGGCAGAATCCAGGCGGCaatatgaagaaaaaagtaaA GAATTTGAGAGGGAGAAGCATGCTCATAGCATATTGCAGTTTCAGTTCAAGGAAATCAAGGAGGCTTTGAAGCAAAGAGAAGAAATGCTTGCA GAAATCCAGCAgctgcaacagaaacagcagagctATGTCAGGGAAATCTCTGATCTTCAGGAGACAATAGAgtggaaagacaaaaaaataggG GCATTAGAGAGGCAGAAAGATTTCTTTGATTCCATAAGGAGTGAGCGGGATGACCTTAGAGATGAAGTGGTTGTGCTGAAGGAGCAACTGAAG AAACATGGAATAATCCCAGACTCCGATGTAGCCACCAATGGGGAGACGTCAGACATTGTTGATAATGAAGGACACTTGGATTCTTCTACAACTGTTCCAGGCACAACTCAGGCATTAAAGACAGGAGGGGACGGGTCGCTTG GCAAAGCCAATGAAGTGGACATGAAAAATGAGTTTTTGGAGgatgtggggaaaaaagaaatcttgcaGAATACTGAGCATGAGGAACACAAAGAGGAGCAGGAAGTACAGACAATGCATGCTGATGAAAATGCTCAGGCAGAAAAAATGGTTGAAGAATGTGATGCCCTGTCAACGGTGATGTTACCAGGTAGTAAGTTTACAGAACAACTTCAAAGCCTTACAGAACATGTATCAGGGAGTGCATCTTCGAACGGTGATAGTGACACAGATGATTTGAGAAAGGAGACCGAGTCCACAGGCACAGCAGCCCAACAGCCTGTTAGTACAGAGGCGAAACACCATGCCTTAGATGCACGGACAAATCAGGACTTGGAGGTGGGCTCTCTGCAAGGTCATCAGGTTTTTGAGACTCCTCAGGAGATGCCTAACATCGTCAGTACAGAGCATGAACTGGACAAAGCTGCACCTGAACAGGAAGAACAAGAGCATCTTAAAACTAGCCATGGCCTGAGTGAAAATGAAATGGATCAGGAAGCTGATGTTACCAGTGAGAGCTGCGAGTTGGTTTCTAACCAGGCAGGGCTAGCAGAGGTTACAGTAGGAGGCTTGCTTAGTGAAGAGGTAAATGAGGAGAGTCACGCTGAGCGACTCCAGGACTCAGAAGAAGGTCCTGAAAGCAAAGTTCCAAATGTCTTGGAGGAAAGGCTTGTTGAAAGCAAAGACTGCGCTGATGGAAGAACAGATAAAATAGGAGGTGATAGAGCTGACAAAGCAGATGAGGTTGGGAGTGCAGTTCAGGGTCAAACGAGTGAAATGGAGTCTGTGGGTTTGAAGGGAACGGAGTCATGTGAAAGTGATGTCCCAGCAAATAAAAGTGAGAAGGAAGACAGTGGAGATCAGGCCCACATCCAAGCAGTTTCTTCAGAGGGTAGTCCTTCTGCatcatcagaggaaaaaaatatgcaagatAAAAGTGAACTTGAAAATGCTGTGGCTAAGAAGGATGGACAGAAGGAAGTAGTAATGGAAGAGCTGGAGATGTGTTCAGATTCTGCAGAAACGGGTGAGCAAGATAAGGCATTTGTGGAGGCTATAGGCTGTTCTGCTGAGGGAAAAAGAAACAtactggagcaggcagagccaGACACAGACGTTGTGAAAGAGGTAAGGAGTCAAGAAGCCAGTTTAGACCCAAGTCTTTTAGATGACAAAATTAAAGATTCAGAATTGGAAAGAGGGGATGAGtctgggaaagaaaaggaaagtagGACAGAACAGGTAGAAGATTTACAGCCAAATGTAGACGATCAAACAGTTCAGTGTAGTGAAGAAACAACAGGTGATACAGTGGAAGAGAAAAGTATTTCTTTAGAAGGTGAAGTGCAGAATGTAGTTAAACAAGAGGAAGGTGAATCTAAAGAGAAATCAGCTGTAGATGTTAGTGTAACTACTGAAAACAAAGTTGACAAAGAGACACTGAAAGAAAATGAGCAAGAGTTTGAGCTTGCAGACCACCATGGTGGTGGATTTGCTTCTAAGGAAGGTGCAGATAATTCCctggcacagaaagctgagcaggATGAAAATGCTAGTGAGCAAGTTACACTGGAGGGTCAAGAAGATGAAAGACAGGAAGATGATGGTGATGCGTTTGATTTTGATGAAGAGTCAAAACAGATACTAGAAACTGAGGGAAAATGTGATGGAGAGAAAGCTGATACACAGAAAGAAGAGGGTGATAGAAACAGTGCTGTGGGAAAAACTGCCCAAATGGACAAAGCTGGAGAAAGAACAGACAACATAGAAACCGAAGCTGCCTTGACTGCAGATGACAGCTTTCAGCATAGAAAAGGAGATGAGCCCGAAGAAACAGGGCACTTGCAAGGGGAAGCATCATGGAAAACTGATGAGAAGACTGATGTGATAGAAGATGAAATCAAAGCATCAGATTCtaataaagtggaaaaaatagAAGATGATGACGTTTCAGAACAGGATTTGGAAATTGCTAGCAATAACAGAGATGAAAGCAAGGAGGATTCACAAGGTGGCAGAAGGGGTAAGGGTAGATCCAGAGATGACTGTACAATATCCTAA